The sequence below is a genomic window from Lolium perenne isolate Kyuss_39 chromosome 7, Kyuss_2.0, whole genome shotgun sequence.
CAACAGTACAACGAGACCAGGATGCACCCGCCCTACCATATCACAAGCCCTCAAACGGAAGAGTCCCTCcgaaaaagatggaactacatcaaacaagagacaagcaagttctgctcGGCGGTCGAACATGCTATTAACAACCCCGTAAGCGGCGCTGGCGTCATGATAGTGGTAAACACGATACAACCAACATCATTCTACACAATTTGCATCATTGTATGTACATCATTGGTGgctatgattgcaggtatcccgcgccttggagaagttcagggcgacgcataagaagagctaccatatggtccattgctgggacctgctcaagaacaacaacaagtggatgacaagctttgcggcctacaacgaagctgtgaggaatgggatagcgatcaacctcgacggcgaagacgacgatcaaggccgtccagcccttccacctcgtccacgaggccataaggctaccaaggccgatcttgtccgggaggcgcaggccattgcgttcacgcagagcatggagaagataatggccgACAATCGTGCCGCCTTagctgctagggacgagaagagaCGTCTAGAAAaagaggccgcagctgccatctaccACAACCTCGCGAAAGAGGTAATTAAGGTCCAGAAGGAAGACTCCGAGGCCGAATTGCTTGACGCCGAGGCTAGGAGGATGGACGCCAAGGCCAAGCTCGTTGCAGAGGACACTAGGATCATGCTAACCGACTTGAGCAATGTCGACGATGACACCAGGGCCTAGTTCATCAAGAGGCGCGAcgaaatccgcgcgcgagacgcctgatcgccAGCGCCATGCGACCAacaccttggcctccttttggacatTTTTATTGTtgttcaggccttgttgtgccccttttggacTCCACTTTACGCCATGACatgtgcaaagtgtgatgaacttgttTCAGCCCTCAGTTTGCGGCTGCAAAATTTCGTGCAAAGTAGTTTCAGCCCTCAATTTGGACACCAATTTTTGAATTCTCGCCTACGCCgaatttgcgtcgcgccgctggagccagCCCCAGACGCAAGACAAGCTACCATTTCCGCGTCCGCCAGGCGACGCAAACAGACGCCCGTGGACATTTTGggtgtccgaaatgcgtcgcgccgctggagatgcccttagctagTCCAAACCTGGGGTAGCCAATCACCTGCTCAACTGGGATATGAGGAGGGAATTTTACCAGGTAAGATCAATCTCCTAGTTCCCTAATCTGTCAGGCCAGTTAGTATTGTAGATGTTTGAGAACTACCTGGCCAAATCTTCTCTGCCGATCTCTCCCTCCTCAATTGTCACCACACCACAGTTCCTGGTAGAGCTGATTGGATTGACACTTGTCTCAGGAGCTTCAATATGATAGAAACCTAATCCTGTTGCAGAAATTACTATGTATGTTGCAATTTGGTGAGGCATCTTGAGCACTGGACACTCCTCCACAGGATGATTGGGTTCTTTGCATATGAAACTGCAAGAGCTCTTTGAACAAGCAGCCTTCAAATAACCTGGCTTCCCACACGCCTCACAAATAGCATCAACATAATTCAgagagttttcttcttcttcttcttcttcttcgtcttcttcttcgtcttcttcttcttcttcttctttttgtgcCTGTTGAGCCATTCCTTGTTGGTTCTTGTTCATGTTGCCAAAATCTCCTTAATTTAGTTTCCTCGGACCAACATTTTGTTGTGGATTCACCCACTGACTTGTCTGCATCCTAAACTGTCGTGGAGGGTAAGGaggataagggcatctccagcggcgcgacgcaaatcgGTGTCCGCGAGCGTCCATTTGCGTCGAGCGATGGAGGCGAGAAATAccatttttgtccgcgcgtccgtttgcgcctGGGTGCCTCCAGAGGCCCGACGCATTTCCGCGTCGGCATGAAATATGAAGTTTGAAaacaacaaagtaaagagattcaacgaagtcatagtccttattacatccaaattataaaaagtctacatgaaaataagatggtattcctctaggcatggtcttcatggccagccaatgtTCACTGATGCTCAATCATATCCGTCTGCAGCCGTTTGCACACGTTCTCGTCAGTGATTTCTACATTCATATGCAGATAGTTCTCCCAAGATAAAGCCCCAGGGAGTGGCGCAACTAGCTCACCTTGGAAGTCCCAGTGGTTCTCATTGGGGCCATCAGGAcactcgttctcaacgatcatgttgtcatcacctcatgcatggtcttcagcgaccatgttcttgccgggtaaCGGACAATttcccaccgagcttggagcacaccaaatccgcgctccacatctttcctgcaagcctcttgcatctggcaaacctcctcgtcttctcggagtttgaATTATGGACACTCTTCACCagtgtggcccagtcagggtagatgccatcagcaagataatatggcttgtcatattcatttccattaatctcatagctcacccggggagctttgccttgcatgagcctgTTGAAAACctgtgatcggtgcaacacattgatgccATTGTTGAAACCGGccatgccaaatccataaatcttgagatatgaaagcttcaagaatgacagtccgTCCCTCCGCATGTCCGCTGTActgaccctgccatccaaatagacagttcttccactcccagtgcatgcaatctatgctaccAATCATTTCTTggaaccctctagactcgttgatagacaacatccgccttgtatcctcaacagttagctccctacagtaatgctgtccgaacacggcaatcacgaATCATCAAAACCGGTACATGgactcaaggcaggtgctctcacccattcgaagatactcatcgaatatatcagcaGTCATTCCATATGATAGCATGCGAATAACGGCGGATCATTTTTgctaggaggtgaagcctagcgcacctgttgcatcgggcctTCATTGGAAGTACgggtcgtagtttctgacgccccgGAGAATGACAAtgaacaggtcccttgacatcctgtaccgGTGCCAGAACATTTTTTCCTTGAACACCGAATcagtgaggtggaagtagtccttgtggagccgGAGCTACCCTTGCACTTTGTTGCGCGACAGGTTTTTTGAGCGGCCCTTGACAGAGCCCCGGTGCACCGGCCCCTCATTTGaagtgaactcgtggatcatggaggccgcagtagttgccaatgtctgcgtcgactgatcggactcctcgtcggaagaggagtcaacgaCCTCGGTGTGGAACTTCTGCagcatctgccacatgtccatctaCGTGGGTGCGAACTGtggatcaatggccgcgcacaataACACCGAAAATAGGAGAAGAAACCTACCGgtgcaattgaccgaacaggtcgtgggcggcacgaaagggcggcgcaaccggcaACGTTTGGCCCCAAAACAGCCGGCGGGTACGCGCCGGAGCCTATCCCGAGTACGATCCTGCTCTCTCGCGCGGCGACAACCGAGCCGGACGGCGAGTACTTCGGCGCTGCGGAGGGACGGCGGCGGCTGGGGTGGTGacgtcgcactagggcagcaaagaaggggaaaaagaagcaaatcgaagaGGTCGATTTCGCTGTCCTTGATTCCAAGGAGCTTCAAATCAAGGTGGGACacagctggagatgctctaaggagctCCAAATCAAGGTGGGATACTGCACCAGGCATAAAACCATAGGGCGCTTGTGGAGGAAAAGGGAAAGGGGACTGAATATGGGAAAATCAAAAGTGATGAATTAGCTAATTTTGCCTCAAGTGTTTATCGAACGTTGGTGGCGTCTTGTTCCCAAAGGCGTGTGAGGTGAGAGGAAATGGAGACCCCAAGTGGGGGTATGAAAACGGTACTAGGGCCGTGCACGGAAACGCCCGGACGGACGGCCTCACCGTGTCGCGTCACCCCGATCGCACCCGCTCCATACAAAATCCTTCCCAGCGTCGACACCgcaaccacctccaccaccaccaccaccatgctctCCCGCCGATGAcgccgcccccgcccccgccgcTCCTCCTGCTCACCCACCAcctcaccaccgccaccgccgccgtctccgCGCTCATCCTCCACCCCGCGCCCGCCTCCCGCAAGCGCAaccgcagcgacgaccccgacccCGACGACGATCCCGTCCTCGTCGTcccgcctcctcctcccgcgccgccgctgccgccgaccAGCCCGGACCACTACCCGCTGGCCTTCCGCGTCTCCGCGCCCACCTTCCACTACCTCTCGGGCCTGCTCGACCCGCtgctctcccaccccttcctcccGCCCGCGACCCTCCTCGCCCTCGCCCTCGCGCGCCTCGCCTCCGGCCTGCCCTACCCCGCGCTCGCCGACCGCTTCCGCGTCCCGCCCTCCGCGCCGCGCGCCGcctcccgccgcctccgccgcgtcCTCCTCGCCAATTTCCGCTTCTGGCTCGCCTTCCCCACCGCCCCCACCACCCCCACCCCCTCCTGCCGCGGGGCGCTCGCCTGCGCGCGATTCGCCGGTCCATCCGGCCCCCTAGCGGCGCAGCTCGTGGCCGGCGCATCCTCCCGCATCCTCTCCCTCGCCGCGGGCTTCCGCGGCGACCGCACCGATCTCGAGGTCCTCAAGCTATCCTCTCTCTACCACGAGGTGGAGCAGGGGAAGCTGCTCGACCCCGCGCAGTACCTGGCTGGGGATGGAACCGGGTACCCGCTGCTGCGCTGGCTCATGGTGCCGTTCAAGGGGCCAATGATGCCCGGCTCCCCCGAGGCGGAGTTCAACGCCGCGCACAAGGCAATGTGCCGGCCGGCGAGGCGCGCCGTAAGGAGCCTGATGGGGTGGGGGGCCGTCGCGCGCCTCCACGAGGAGGAGAGTCCGCGGGCTGCCGTCACCTGCATTGGGACCTGCGCCATGCTTCACAATGTGCTGCTGGCCAGGGATGATTTCTCTGCTTTGGCACCTGAGGAGGAGGGGGATGAGGCAGCCATTTGTTCTGGGGCAATGCAAAGCCGGAGAGATGGCTCCGCAGTGGAGCAGTTTAAGGTTGATGAGCGGGCGGTGGCGATGCGCAGCGCATTGGCGGCCACGGTGAGCGACTGGCGGACGCATACTTAGCGCACTGCTGATTGTCTAACTGTTCCTGTCATTGTTCATTCTTTTGGATCATATTGTTTGTGTAGTGGTGAGCTGTTCTGTTACATTCGGTTCTTTAGTCTGTTGGCTGCTCAATAAATCAAGTAATAAAGTTAACTATTGATTGATCCAACCTACTGTATAGACCAAAGCATGGCTCATTTGGATCAAGGATCTTGTCTTCATATAACTAGAAGTAGATATATAGACCAAAGCATCCAAACAGATTACAGATACACAAAATGAAATATTACTTGCTAGCTTAGCGCTCCATCTCTTAAACTAGGTGTTCATGCAAGTCCGTAGAATCGCTACATATGATAGGGGTATGGCTTGTAGCAACTTTTCTATGCAACATCACAGAATATTGTTCCTATACATTACAGCTTCAGCTAGATGTAGGAATATCAACCACAATACATTACATTATTCCACAAATGAGATCAGAGTTTCGACCACATGGCTCATGCTTGGTCTTCTGCTCCTCTCCTCTTCCACAGATCCTACTGCTATCTTAAGCATCATGATTGCTTCTGAATGGTTGAATTCTCCATCCAGTCTGTAGTCAACAAACTCCAGAAGCCATGCCCGATCTTTGCCTGCCAGTTCCTCTTTAAGAATTTCAGTAGAGCATCTAACAGTCATTTCCATCTCCTCCTCGCCCTCAACTTCCCATCTGGAAACGTGACCCCCCTTTAATAACTCAAGAAGGACTACTCCATAGCTATAAACATCCGCCTTAACTGTGGTTGGAAGATTTAGAGCCCATTCTGGTGCAATAAAACCTCTGGTCCCATGCACTCTTGACAACATTTGTGCGCTTGATCCTTGCTGTAGTAACTTCACGAGTCCAAAGTCTGATCTTGGGCTCAAAGTTCGTATCTAACAATATGTTCTCTGGTTTGACATCACAATGCACAATCCAGCGACGGCCATGACTCTTTCTGTTTTTGTTTTGAGCTCTCCCCCTTCGCGTTGGGAGATGCCTCCCCCAAAACCCCCTGTACTGCTGCTACTCCGGGCTCTTCACCCGATCGCTCGATGAATTGAAGGAAATACAAATTCAGGTGGGAGCCTTTGTGCTCCTCCCGGTGaacaatcaaaaaaaaaaaacaatgcacaATCCATTCAAGACAGTCATGGTGGAGGATAGGCCAGTCCTTTCACCACCCCAAGTTCAATATTATACCTTTGGTCCCATTGGAGCACAGGAGATAGGCTCTGGGAATCAAACAACCACCATTCTCAATAAACTTGGAAACCAAGAGCTTGTGTATCTTCC
It includes:
- the LOC127318084 gene encoding uncharacterized protein, which codes for MTPPPPPPLLLLTHHLTTATAAVSALILHPAPASRKRNRSDDPDPDDDPVLVVPPPPPAPPLPPTSPDHYPLAFRVSAPTFHYLSGLLDPLLSHPFLPPATLLALALARLASGLPYPALADRFRVPPSAPRAASRRLRRVLLANFRFWLAFPTAPTTPTPSCRGALACARFAGPSGPLAAQLVAGASSRILSLAAGFRGDRTDLEVLKLSSLYHEVEQGKLLDPAQYLAGDGTGYPLLRWLMVPFKGPMMPGSPEAEFNAAHKAMCRPARRAVRSLMGWGAVARLHEEESPRAAVTCIGTCAMLHNVLLARDDFSALAPEEEGDEAAICSGAMQSRRDGSAVEQFKVDERAVAMRSALAATVSDWRTHT